A DNA window from Pyramidobacter piscolens W5455 contains the following coding sequences:
- a CDS encoding gamma-glutamyltransferase family protein has protein sequence MNKKVLAAVALGLSVLAGSASANLMYKQTRPTISGRAVAHAGSPAAALAGMKVLQAGGTAFDAALAMAAAQSYSEVMMCHIFGGDLQLIGYSAKDKKVFSFNGTGWAPNKAKEQLERDAEIPAKGIFSMHIPGEWSGWMTFLAKYGTMPLKDILAPVVDMAENGIIVDDFLANMIEKNAGPMNDQAKAVFFPNGKALKAGDVYVNKDYADLMKTMGEVAAKAAEGKTLADGFKAADDYFYRGPVAEEIVKWNNENGGDFSIEDFNEFHAEETTPITTNYRGIDVYCTPPNSQGTVLIETLNMLENYDLKAMGHNSKDYINVLTQALQIAINHRNRFSADPRFHKFPAALLTKEFAKEMTKQIDMNKAVDEIPLGDQKYFVDYEKKGPDTTHMFVCDAEGNIVAVTHSINHFFGSSMMVHGIMMNDRRIQYSPDMDLPNALAPHKRTVQTITPSIALKDGEPYMAFGTPNADRQEQTKVQGFLNVVEFGMRPQAAVETPRIATDAAGDTASLNKYPKQISYMVNYPTQVDPKVLDELKAMGYKMVPVTNTGSLGLGVRENGFWSVGADPTRNAYTFAW, from the coding sequence ATGAACAAGAAGGTTTTGGCAGCAGTTGCGCTTGGCCTGAGCGTTCTGGCCGGCAGCGCGAGCGCGAATCTGATGTACAAGCAGACTCGTCCCACGATCAGCGGCCGCGCCGTCGCCCATGCGGGCAGTCCCGCCGCGGCACTGGCCGGCATGAAGGTTCTGCAGGCCGGCGGCACCGCGTTCGACGCGGCGCTGGCCATGGCCGCGGCTCAGAGCTACAGCGAGGTCATGATGTGCCATATCTTCGGCGGCGACCTGCAGCTGATCGGCTATTCCGCCAAGGACAAGAAGGTTTTCAGCTTCAACGGCACCGGCTGGGCCCCCAACAAGGCCAAGGAGCAGCTTGAGAGAGACGCCGAGATCCCCGCCAAGGGCATTTTCTCCATGCACATCCCCGGCGAGTGGTCGGGCTGGATGACGTTCCTTGCCAAGTACGGCACGATGCCTCTGAAGGACATCCTCGCTCCCGTGGTTGACATGGCCGAGAACGGCATTATCGTCGACGATTTCCTGGCCAACATGATCGAGAAGAACGCCGGCCCCATGAACGATCAGGCCAAGGCGGTGTTCTTCCCCAACGGCAAAGCGTTGAAAGCCGGCGACGTCTACGTGAACAAGGACTATGCCGATCTGATGAAGACGATGGGCGAGGTGGCGGCCAAGGCGGCCGAGGGCAAGACGCTTGCCGACGGCTTCAAGGCGGCCGATGACTATTTCTATCGCGGCCCTGTCGCCGAAGAGATCGTCAAGTGGAACAACGAAAACGGCGGCGATTTCTCCATCGAGGACTTCAACGAGTTCCACGCCGAGGAGACCACGCCCATCACCACCAACTACCGCGGCATCGACGTGTACTGCACGCCTCCCAACAGCCAGGGCACCGTTCTGATCGAGACGCTCAACATGCTCGAGAACTATGATCTCAAGGCCATGGGGCACAACAGCAAGGATTACATCAACGTCCTCACCCAGGCTCTGCAGATCGCCATCAACCACCGCAACCGCTTCAGCGCCGATCCCCGCTTCCACAAGTTCCCCGCCGCGCTCCTGACCAAGGAGTTCGCCAAGGAAATGACCAAGCAGATCGACATGAACAAGGCCGTCGACGAGATCCCGCTGGGCGACCAGAAGTATTTCGTCGACTACGAGAAGAAGGGGCCCGACACGACGCATATGTTCGTCTGCGACGCCGAAGGCAACATCGTGGCCGTGACGCACTCCATCAACCATTTCTTCGGCTCCAGCATGATGGTGCACGGCATCATGATGAACGACCGCCGCATCCAGTACTCGCCCGACATGGATCTGCCCAACGCGCTGGCGCCTCATAAACGCACCGTGCAGACGATCACGCCTTCGATCGCTCTGAAGGACGGCGAACCCTACATGGCTTTCGGCACGCCCAACGCCGACCGTCAGGAACAGACCAAGGTCCAGGGCTTCCTGAACGTCGTCGAGTTCGGCATGCGTCCCCAGGCGGCCGTCGAGACTCCCCGCATCGCCACGGACGCCGCCGGCGACACGGCCAGCTTGAACAAGTATCCCAAGCAGATTTCCTATATGGTCAACTACCCGACCCAGGTCGATCCCAAGGTGCTCGACGAGCTGAAGGCCATGGGCTACAAGATGGTTCCCGTGACCAACACCGGTTCTCTCGGCCTTGGCGTGCGCGAGAACGGTTTCTGGAGCGTCGGCGCCGATCCGACCAGAAACGCCTACACCTTCGCCTGGTAA
- a CDS encoding DUF6305 family protein has translation MKKFTLAALLCASFLAFGAAAFAEQPALPTVQQPVLLTPFGQSQDANAVKLMTKKYQVDYEMAVFAKDVDWTKYKTLFVVLGGSGKGLGAAGLDIPSELARCTELIAEAKKNNAYVVALHIGGPDRRGPNSAPFLTFAGDANFMIVREDGNADGYFTNLSTEKNVPMYTIQKTGDLRKIMPEMLK, from the coding sequence ATGAAGAAATTTACGCTTGCGGCGCTTCTTTGCGCCAGCTTTCTCGCTTTCGGCGCGGCTGCCTTTGCCGAACAGCCGGCGCTTCCCACGGTGCAGCAGCCTGTCCTTTTGACCCCCTTTGGCCAGAGTCAGGACGCCAACGCCGTGAAGCTGATGACGAAAAAGTATCAGGTCGACTACGAGATGGCGGTTTTTGCCAAAGACGTTGACTGGACGAAGTACAAGACGCTGTTTGTGGTTCTCGGCGGCAGCGGCAAGGGGCTTGGCGCCGCCGGTCTGGACATTCCTTCCGAGCTGGCCCGCTGCACCGAGCTCATCGCCGAAGCCAAGAAGAACAACGCGTACGTCGTGGCGCTCCACATCGGCGGCCCCGACCGCCGCGGTCCGAATTCGGCGCCTTTCCTGACTTTCGCCGGCGACGCCAACTTCATGATCGTTCGTGAGGACGGCAATGCTGATGGTTACTTTACCAACCTCAGCACTGAGAAGAACGTTCCCATGTACACGATTCAGAAGACCGGCGATCTTCGCAAGATCATGCCGGAGATGCTCAAGTAA
- the mdcA gene encoding malonate decarboxylase subunit alpha — MINHDTSRTWDTIKRDTDERLAAAAKIVGSGKVVRAEDAVALLEAVIRPFDRVNIEGDNQKQADFLAQCLCAVDPAKVHGLHMVQSVLTLPEHLDVFEKGIAKKLDFSFSGPQSGRIAELLGAGKLDLGAIHTYLELYGRYFLDLTPRVALVVADAADREGNLYTGFSTEDTPTIVEATKFRQGIVVVQVNEIVDKLPRVDIPADFVDFIVTSPRPFYIEPLFTRDPAKISDARVLTAMMTIKGIYAEYGIQNLNHGVGYDTAAIELLLPTYGEELGLKGKICSNWILNPHPTLIPAIESGWVKSVHSFGGELGMERYVAARPDVFFIGPDGSMRSNRCMSQVAGHYAIDAFVGATLQIDPYGNSSTATATKVAGFGGAPNMGCDSRGRRHSTAAWLKAGAEVGAQAAAIGPDLHRGRRLVVQILNTVAKIRDTKNPGQFKEIPAFVEHLDAEKLMKNANLPIEPVMIYGDDLTHIVTEQGIAYLHRCRDIEERRAAIRSVAGKTPVGLQGSEEERRRMRELGIVKTPADLGIDVATATRDRLAAKNIMELVEWSGGLYDPPAKFLPRKEDPSRQ, encoded by the coding sequence ATGATCAATCATGATACTTCCCGCACATGGGATACGATCAAGCGCGATACCGACGAGCGTCTTGCCGCGGCGGCGAAGATCGTCGGCAGCGGCAAGGTCGTCAGGGCGGAGGATGCCGTGGCTCTGCTCGAAGCGGTTATCCGCCCTTTTGACCGCGTCAACATCGAAGGCGACAATCAGAAGCAGGCTGATTTTCTGGCCCAATGCCTGTGTGCCGTCGATCCTGCCAAAGTGCATGGTCTGCACATGGTGCAGTCGGTCCTGACGCTGCCCGAACACCTCGACGTGTTCGAAAAGGGCATCGCCAAGAAACTCGATTTTTCGTTCTCCGGGCCTCAGTCCGGCCGCATCGCCGAGCTGCTCGGCGCCGGCAAGCTCGATCTCGGGGCCATTCACACCTATCTTGAACTTTACGGCCGCTATTTCCTCGATCTGACGCCCCGCGTGGCGCTGGTCGTGGCCGATGCCGCCGATCGAGAGGGCAATCTCTACACCGGTTTCAGCACCGAGGATACGCCGACGATCGTCGAGGCCACCAAGTTCCGCCAGGGGATCGTCGTCGTCCAGGTCAACGAGATCGTGGACAAGTTGCCTCGCGTGGACATTCCCGCCGATTTCGTCGATTTCATCGTCACGTCGCCCCGGCCGTTCTACATCGAGCCGCTGTTCACTCGCGATCCCGCCAAGATCTCCGACGCCCGCGTGCTGACGGCGATGATGACCATCAAGGGCATTTACGCCGAGTACGGCATCCAGAACCTGAACCACGGCGTCGGCTACGACACCGCGGCCATCGAACTGCTGCTGCCCACGTACGGCGAGGAACTGGGGCTGAAGGGCAAGATCTGTTCCAACTGGATCCTCAATCCGCATCCGACGCTGATTCCCGCCATCGAGTCGGGCTGGGTCAAGTCGGTCCACAGTTTCGGCGGCGAACTGGGCATGGAACGCTATGTGGCGGCCCGCCCCGACGTGTTCTTCATCGGCCCCGACGGTTCGATGCGGTCGAACCGCTGCATGTCGCAGGTCGCCGGCCATTACGCCATCGATGCGTTCGTCGGCGCGACGCTGCAGATCGATCCTTACGGCAACAGCAGCACGGCCACGGCGACGAAGGTCGCCGGTTTCGGCGGCGCGCCCAACATGGGCTGCGATTCACGCGGCCGTCGTCACTCGACGGCGGCATGGCTCAAGGCGGGGGCCGAAGTCGGCGCCCAGGCCGCTGCCATCGGCCCCGATCTGCACCGCGGCCGCCGCCTGGTCGTGCAGATTCTGAACACGGTCGCCAAGATCAGGGACACGAAGAATCCCGGCCAGTTCAAGGAGATCCCCGCGTTCGTGGAGCATCTTGACGCCGAGAAACTGATGAAAAACGCCAACCTACCCATCGAGCCCGTCATGATTTATGGCGACGATCTCACTCACATCGTCACCGAGCAGGGCATCGCGTATCTGCACCGCTGCCGCGATATCGAAGAACGCCGGGCCGCCATCCGCAGCGTCGCCGGCAAAACTCCCGTGGGGTTGCAGGGCAGCGAGGAAGAGCGCCGCCGGATGCGCGAGCTCGGCATCGTCAAAACGCCCGCCGATCTTGGCATCGACGTAGCCACGGCGACCCGCGACCGACTGGCTGCCAAGAACATCATGGAGCTGGTGGAGTGGTCCGGCGGGCTCTACGATCCGCCCGCAAAGTTCCTGCCCAGGAAAGAGGATCCATCCCGTCAGTGA
- a CDS encoding TRAP transporter large permease subunit, protein MTNSLIVLGVMLAILVAGSFMRKIPVAVLLVVASIAGAVVGGMTDPLLKRDYFTSIASIFVGNSETVPSLLRHFMEGSMLFLNLMLTVAAGMLFMSILKENGALNLLTREIVGGFHKSPTLLLILIMILIMLPAMLTGSAPASVLSTGVLVLPILLEIGVSRDDAAAIIALGSLFGMVAPPVNVPAMLIGTGVYMPYEGFAIPLLILTLPLAVFSVLYIARRSVSTVDKEAVLAKIPGDPAVKGFLPQFPLVFLIGYMIVKSYYPQIDPGTPLVFCMGIVMALLCSKKKINFWKVSVQSMSESVEVMALFAAVGMMIQIMGLTGARGATVLGALGLKGPLLYLSIAVVAPIVGGLLMPFGCAGVLGIPLIMAFTNKNAIWVTSALTLIMCVGALLPPTSVSAQFAARAVGLENQGKMLKKCVLPAVLSLILSVVVMVYANEIVVFLRGLGIPLK, encoded by the coding sequence ATGACCAATTCGTTAATCGTTTTGGGCGTCATGCTGGCGATCCTGGTGGCAGGTTCGTTCATGCGTAAGATCCCCGTCGCCGTTCTGCTGGTCGTCGCGTCGATCGCGGGGGCCGTCGTCGGCGGCATGACCGATCCCCTTCTGAAACGCGATTACTTCACGTCCATCGCCAGCATATTCGTCGGCAACAGCGAGACCGTGCCGTCGCTGCTGAGGCATTTCATGGAAGGTTCCATGCTGTTCCTCAACCTGATGTTGACGGTGGCGGCCGGCATGCTCTTCATGAGCATCCTCAAGGAGAACGGCGCCCTGAATCTGCTGACCCGCGAGATCGTCGGCGGTTTCCACAAATCGCCCACGCTTCTGCTGATCCTGATCATGATCCTGATCATGCTGCCGGCCATGCTCACCGGTTCGGCCCCCGCGTCGGTCCTCAGCACCGGCGTGCTCGTGCTGCCCATTCTTTTGGAGATCGGCGTCTCGCGCGATGACGCCGCGGCGATCATCGCTCTCGGCTCACTGTTCGGCATGGTGGCGCCGCCCGTCAATGTGCCCGCTATGCTGATCGGCACGGGCGTCTACATGCCTTACGAGGGGTTTGCGATCCCGCTGCTGATTTTGACGCTGCCGTTGGCCGTCTTCTCGGTGCTGTACATCGCTCGCCGCTCGGTCAGCACGGTCGACAAGGAAGCCGTTCTCGCGAAGATTCCCGGCGATCCCGCGGTGAAGGGATTCCTGCCTCAGTTCCCGCTGGTGTTCCTGATCGGTTACATGATCGTCAAGAGTTATTATCCACAGATCGACCCCGGCACGCCGCTGGTGTTCTGCATGGGCATCGTCATGGCGCTGCTGTGCAGCAAAAAGAAGATCAATTTCTGGAAGGTGTCCGTCCAGTCCATGTCCGAGTCCGTCGAGGTCATGGCGCTCTTTGCCGCCGTCGGCATGATGATTCAGATCATGGGTCTGACCGGCGCCCGCGGCGCTACGGTGCTCGGCGCTCTTGGACTGAAGGGGCCGCTGCTTTATCTGTCCATCGCGGTCGTCGCGCCCATCGTCGGCGGTCTGCTGATGCCCTTCGGCTGTGCCGGCGTGCTCGGCATCCCTCTGATCATGGCCTTCACGAACAAGAACGCGATCTGGGTCACCTCCGCCCTGACTCTGATCATGTGCGTAGGCGCGCTGCTGCCGCCGACTTCCGTTTCCGCGCAGTTTGCCGCTCGCGCCGTAGGGCTTGAGAATCAGGGCAAGATGCTCAAAAAATGCGTTCTCCCCGCCGTCCTGTCGCTGATTCTCAGCGTTGTCGTCATGGTCTATGCCAACGAGATCGTGGTCTTCCTGCGCGGTCTGGGCATTCCCCTGAAGTAA
- a CDS encoding succinylglutamate desuccinylase/aspartoacylase, with protein sequence MSENNSAKKGCGNFLTGLILAAALGAGIFTVGKEFRYQFNVEPIYKGPGVTDVKMLSDYNPFLKGTNGDSKVYVLDSGKPGGNFIIMGGTHPTEPGGLLAAILFVENAVVTEGKIMVVPHSNNSGFSTCEPGLGHVPYFHIATPSGKVRYFRYGNRGSNPVDQFPDPDMYLHYPSGQNLAADEIRNLDRAHPGNPHGLLTQQIAYAFNRMCWDEGADMIIDHHEAPPEKPLVNAICVHQKGIDLTSEMALMLEEQNIRMRVEISPIPLHGFSHRELGDYTPAIAFLSETPNPSQGSARGVTYEELIIDGKDEVYRHLLEDKLLKVDYKSEGVTLNERTGRNVATDLSLAEIYSDLGEDARNEYGGYPKNLGELKPDAALKIDDATAQRMLAKGPEGERKIVIINMPSYEDIMRNGIGRYLRDADATAEEIEAAKKAAD encoded by the coding sequence ATGTCTGAAAACAATTCTGCGAAAAAAGGCTGCGGCAATTTCCTCACCGGACTGATCCTGGCGGCCGCACTCGGCGCCGGAATCTTCACCGTCGGCAAGGAATTCCGCTATCAGTTCAACGTCGAGCCCATTTACAAGGGTCCCGGCGTCACCGACGTGAAGATGCTGAGCGATTACAATCCCTTCCTGAAGGGGACCAACGGCGACTCCAAGGTTTACGTCCTTGACAGCGGCAAGCCCGGCGGGAATTTCATCATCATGGGCGGCACGCATCCTACCGAGCCCGGCGGACTGCTGGCGGCCATTCTCTTCGTCGAGAACGCCGTGGTCACCGAGGGCAAGATCATGGTGGTGCCTCACTCCAACAACTCCGGCTTCAGCACCTGCGAGCCCGGTCTCGGTCATGTGCCTTATTTCCACATCGCCACGCCCAGCGGCAAGGTCCGCTATTTCCGCTACGGCAACCGCGGTTCCAACCCCGTCGATCAGTTCCCCGACCCCGACATGTACCTGCATTATCCCTCGGGGCAGAATCTGGCCGCCGACGAGATCCGCAACCTTGACCGCGCCCATCCCGGCAATCCTCACGGCCTGCTGACCCAGCAGATCGCCTACGCTTTCAACCGCATGTGCTGGGACGAGGGCGCCGACATGATCATCGACCATCACGAGGCTCCGCCCGAAAAGCCCCTGGTCAACGCCATCTGCGTGCACCAGAAAGGCATCGACCTGACCTCCGAGATGGCGCTGATGCTCGAGGAGCAGAACATCAGGATGCGCGTCGAGATCTCGCCCATCCCGCTGCACGGATTTTCGCACCGCGAGCTCGGCGACTACACGCCCGCCATCGCTTTCCTGTCGGAGACGCCCAACCCCAGCCAAGGTTCCGCCCGCGGCGTCACCTATGAAGAGCTGATCATCGACGGCAAGGACGAAGTGTACCGCCATCTGCTCGAGGACAAGCTGCTAAAGGTCGACTACAAGAGCGAGGGCGTCACTCTGAACGAGCGCACCGGCCGCAACGTGGCCACCGATCTGTCTCTGGCGGAGATCTACTCCGACCTGGGCGAAGACGCCCGCAACGAGTACGGCGGTTATCCCAAGAACCTCGGCGAGCTGAAGCCCGACGCGGCGCTGAAGATCGACGACGCCACGGCGCAGCGGATGCTGGCGAAAGGCCCCGAAGGCGAGCGCAAGATCGTGATCATCAACATGCCTTCCTACGAAGATATCATGCGAAACGGCATCGGCCGCTATCTGCGCGACGCCGACGCCACGGCCGAAGAAATCGAAGCCGCCAAGAAAGCTGCCGACTAG
- a CDS encoding methylated-DNA--[protein]-cysteine S-methyltransferase, translated as MTYTKYYDSPLGRMLMAADGAALTGLWFEGQKHFARTLTERRAEGDLPVFAETAAWLDTYFAGQNPGPVPPLALHGSDFRLAVWDALLAIPRGSVTTYGDITRQIAAERGLSRMSAQAVGGAVAHNPISVIVPCHRVVGTGGSLTGYAGGIARKQALLRLEGVDLSRFFVPKTGTAL; from the coding sequence ATGACGTACACAAAATATTACGATTCGCCGCTCGGCAGAATGCTCATGGCCGCCGACGGCGCGGCGCTGACGGGGCTGTGGTTCGAGGGACAGAAACATTTCGCCCGCACGCTGACGGAACGGCGCGCCGAGGGCGACCTGCCCGTGTTCGCCGAAACGGCGGCGTGGCTGGACACGTATTTCGCGGGACAAAACCCCGGCCCCGTCCCGCCGCTTGCCCTGCACGGCAGCGATTTCCGCCTGGCCGTGTGGGACGCGCTGCTGGCTATTCCCCGCGGATCCGTGACGACTTACGGCGACATCACCCGCCAGATCGCCGCGGAGCGCGGGCTCAGCCGCATGTCGGCGCAGGCCGTCGGCGGCGCGGTCGCCCACAATCCCATCTCCGTCATCGTGCCCTGCCACCGCGTCGTCGGCACTGGCGGCAGCCTGACCGGCTACGCCGGAGGCATCGCCAGAAAGCAGGCCCTGCTGCGCCTCGAAGGCGTCGACCTGAGCCGCTTCTTCGTCCCCAAAACGGGAACGGCACTGTAA
- a CDS encoding DNA-3-methyladenine glycosylase family protein, with translation MSGAAYFRYGEKETDYLKSRDKRLSQIIDRIGPIRRPVDGDLFSSAARHIVGQQISTKAQQTVWARMRGALGEVNERTVLAAGAGALQALGMTFKKAEYIADFAARVRSGAFDLDAVERMPDAEAIAALSSLKGIGVWTAEMILLFGLQRLDIFSFGDLAVRRGLRMVYRHREIGRERFERYRRRFSPCGSVASLYLWAVAGGAIADLSDPAAAKKRERSHTKNQED, from the coding sequence ATGAGCGGCGCGGCGTATTTCCGCTACGGCGAAAAAGAAACGGACTATCTCAAATCGAGGGACAAAAGACTGTCGCAGATCATCGACCGGATCGGCCCCATCCGCCGCCCCGTCGACGGCGACCTGTTCTCGTCCGCGGCGCGCCACATCGTCGGCCAGCAGATCTCCACGAAGGCTCAGCAGACCGTGTGGGCGCGGATGAGAGGCGCGCTCGGCGAGGTGAACGAGCGCACCGTCCTCGCGGCGGGCGCCGGCGCGCTGCAAGCGCTGGGCATGACTTTCAAAAAGGCCGAGTACATCGCCGACTTCGCCGCAAGAGTGCGTTCGGGCGCTTTCGATCTGGACGCCGTGGAACGGATGCCCGACGCTGAGGCGATCGCGGCGTTGTCGTCGCTGAAAGGCATCGGCGTCTGGACGGCGGAAATGATCCTGCTGTTCGGCCTGCAGCGCCTGGATATTTTCAGCTTCGGCGACCTCGCCGTCCGGCGCGGGCTCCGCATGGTCTACCGCCACCGGGAGATCGGTCGCGAACGCTTCGAGCGCTACCGGCGCCGCTTTTCGCCCTGCGGCAGCGTGGCCAGCCTGTACCTCTGGGCGGTCGCCGGCGGCGCGATTGCGGATCTGAGCGATCCCGCCGCGGCGAAGAAAAGGGAACGCTCCCACACAAAGAATCAGGAGGATTGA
- a CDS encoding DUF1533 domain-containing protein encodes MLKSRLTAAIAVLALAACGAGSAESAQVYVLMNVPYNDFYKAELTKNAVPVDAVTSATVAKAKNANLVGGTYHTGDDKALVIEGVTFPVKTDEAALKGFVHAASADELFALGSYAWTELAQEPAFFKEMSVSDGAPAFGKVQGLPEVAVANVKGSVRTMTRRGDYQMKLDGFDTDPEKETLYGVIVRTAQNDYGMRRLENIWRGGRELGWNVGYTKFIKDVNPTFPEHYKTLMGTTITGLSYITDKAVYNVDAQVYLPVLTGCRLKVENAMAAAGGTAFAIEGELPRDYVPAFDVHALDGASAADGRIVWSAQNNPGEYEVYVKDEKGVYETLTAAFVLSTDALPAAYDAEGGRLVPVGGEEDFKNYLRCVRELTIDGKAVNPKRAKVIDGEGRLDLSAPLFKERSAVTVRAAGYPDLSFEAARR; translated from the coding sequence ATGTTGAAGAGCAGACTGACGGCGGCAATCGCCGTGCTGGCACTGGCGGCGTGCGGGGCAGGGAGCGCCGAGAGCGCGCAGGTTTACGTGCTGATGAACGTTCCCTACAACGATTTTTACAAGGCGGAACTGACGAAAAACGCCGTGCCGGTGGATGCGGTCACCTCGGCGACCGTCGCCAAGGCGAAAAACGCAAACCTGGTCGGAGGCACCTACCACACCGGCGACGACAAAGCGCTGGTCATCGAAGGCGTGACGTTCCCCGTCAAGACCGACGAGGCGGCGCTGAAGGGATTTGTCCACGCCGCTTCGGCCGACGAACTTTTCGCGCTCGGCAGCTACGCCTGGACTGAACTGGCGCAGGAGCCCGCGTTTTTCAAGGAAATGAGCGTATCCGACGGCGCGCCCGCCTTCGGCAAGGTGCAGGGACTGCCGGAAGTGGCCGTCGCGAACGTGAAAGGCAGCGTCAGGACCATGACTCGGCGCGGCGACTACCAGATGAAGCTGGACGGCTTCGACACCGACCCCGAGAAAGAAACGCTGTACGGCGTGATCGTCCGCACGGCGCAGAACGATTACGGCATGCGCCGTCTGGAGAACATCTGGCGCGGCGGCCGCGAGCTGGGCTGGAACGTGGGCTACACCAAGTTCATCAAGGACGTCAACCCGACCTTCCCCGAGCACTACAAGACCCTGATGGGCACGACGATCACCGGCCTGAGCTATATCACCGACAAGGCCGTCTACAACGTGGACGCGCAAGTTTACCTGCCCGTCCTCACCGGCTGCCGCCTGAAGGTGGAAAACGCCATGGCCGCGGCCGGCGGCACGGCGTTTGCGATCGAGGGCGAGCTGCCCAGGGATTACGTTCCCGCGTTCGACGTGCATGCGCTTGACGGCGCTTCGGCCGCCGACGGCCGCATCGTTTGGTCCGCGCAGAACAATCCCGGCGAATACGAGGTGTACGTCAAGGACGAAAAAGGCGTGTACGAGACGCTGACGGCCGCGTTCGTGCTCTCGACCGACGCGCTGCCCGCCGCTTACGACGCGGAGGGCGGACGTCTTGTTCCCGTCGGCGGCGAAGAGGATTTCAAAAACTATCTGCGCTGCGTCCGCGAGCTGACGATCGACGGCAAAGCGGTCAACCCGAAGAGAGCGAAGGTCATCGACGGCGAAGGCCGGCTCGATCTTTCCGCGCCGCTCTTCAAGGAACGCAGCGCCGTAACCGTCCGCGCCGCCGGTTATCCCGACCTGAGCTTCGAGGCCGCGCGCCGCTAG
- a CDS encoding ZIP family metal transporter yields the protein MTNAVHVTAGILIPFLGTSLGAACVFFMKGSMRENVQKSLTGFAAGVMVAASVWSLLIPAIDLAAHYGRGAVVPSVAGFWLGILFLLLLDHAIPHLHQFSEEAEGPRSRLARTTMMVLAVTIHNVPEGMAVGVVYAGLLAGTANITPMSALALAVGIAIQNFPEGAIISMPLHAEGQSKWKAFAGGVLSGAVEPLGAAGTLLAIGLVVPAMPYLLSFAAGAMIYVVVEELIPEMSQPPHSDYGTLSFALGFSVMMALDVVLG from the coding sequence GTGACAAACGCCGTTCACGTGACCGCGGGGATCCTGATCCCATTCTTGGGCACGAGCCTGGGCGCGGCCTGCGTTTTTTTCATGAAGGGCAGCATGAGGGAAAACGTGCAGAAAAGCCTCACCGGCTTCGCCGCCGGCGTGATGGTCGCCGCCTCCGTGTGGAGCCTGCTGATCCCGGCCATCGATCTGGCGGCGCATTACGGCCGGGGCGCCGTCGTGCCGTCGGTCGCCGGCTTCTGGCTGGGGATCCTGTTTCTGCTGCTGCTCGACCACGCCATTCCGCACCTGCACCAGTTCAGCGAAGAGGCGGAGGGGCCGCGCAGCCGCCTGGCGCGCACGACGATGATGGTTCTGGCGGTGACGATCCACAACGTGCCCGAGGGCATGGCCGTCGGCGTCGTTTACGCCGGGCTGCTGGCGGGCACGGCGAACATCACGCCGATGAGCGCGCTGGCGCTGGCCGTTGGCATCGCCATCCAGAACTTTCCGGAAGGGGCGATCATCTCCATGCCGCTCCACGCCGAAGGGCAGAGCAAATGGAAAGCGTTCGCGGGCGGTGTGCTCTCCGGCGCCGTCGAGCCGCTGGGCGCAGCCGGCACGCTGCTGGCCATCGGCCTCGTCGTGCCGGCCATGCCCTATCTGCTCAGCTTCGCCGCCGGCGCCATGATCTACGTCGTCGTCGAGGAACTGATCCCGGAGATGTCGCAGCCTCCCCATTCCGACTACGGCACGCTCTCGTTCGCGCTGGGATTCAGCGTCATGATGGCGCTGGACGTGGTGTTGGGATAA